The Deinococcus proteolyticus MRP genome includes a window with the following:
- a CDS encoding amino acid permease, which translates to MTQRAQQGKTWGAVMLIAGTTLGAGMLAMPLTTSRAGFGLTALGLVAVWGLTYYTALMFLEVYRYHSPQEGFSTLADQAHGKPARFAVTAAILLYMYGLMAAYTNEGGNLLSRLLGLGHTPGVLVYTVLFGLVVKQGVRGVDGVNRWLFPVQLLVFGGLLALMLPRVSLGHLSAPPQELGLTLSILPVFVTAYSFHVVLPSIAEFLDNDPAELRRAVLWGTGIPLAAYLVWQLAIHGLIPQAQLSGLTSLGELSDLVTAATGNRLLGGGMDLFAGLALTTSFLGIGLSLTDSLRDSFPGIARRGDRRGWPIMLLTLVPPVLVTLLVPGAFVVLLSYSGLMAVIYSILLPFVLVRHARRQGQDIQLPGGPALLWLVPLVGILLLLVPLLMGLDLLPKVSG; encoded by the coding sequence ATGACGCAGCGGGCACAACAGGGAAAAACATGGGGCGCGGTGATGCTGATTGCCGGAACGACGTTGGGAGCGGGGATGCTGGCCATGCCGCTCACCACGTCCAGGGCCGGCTTCGGCCTTACGGCGCTGGGGCTGGTGGCGGTCTGGGGACTGACCTATTACACCGCGCTGATGTTTCTGGAGGTCTACCGCTACCACTCGCCCCAAGAAGGCTTTTCGACTCTGGCGGACCAGGCCCACGGCAAGCCGGCGCGGTTTGCCGTCACGGCCGCTATTTTGCTGTACATGTACGGCCTGATGGCCGCCTACACCAATGAGGGCGGCAACCTGCTGTCGCGGCTGCTGGGCCTGGGCCATACGCCGGGCGTGCTGGTCTACACAGTCTTGTTCGGCCTGGTGGTCAAGCAGGGTGTGCGCGGGGTGGACGGCGTGAACCGCTGGCTGTTCCCGGTGCAGCTGCTGGTGTTCGGCGGGCTGCTGGCGCTGATGCTGCCCCGGGTCAGCCTGGGCCACCTGAGCGCCCCGCCGCAGGAGCTGGGGCTGACGCTGTCTATCCTGCCAGTGTTCGTGACCGCCTACAGCTTTCATGTGGTGCTGCCGTCCATCGCGGAGTTCCTGGACAACGACCCGGCCGAGCTGCGCCGCGCCGTGCTGTGGGGCACCGGCATTCCCCTGGCCGCCTACCTGGTGTGGCAGCTGGCCATCCACGGGCTGATTCCGCAGGCCCAGCTGAGCGGCCTGACCTCGCTGGGCGAGCTGAGCGATCTGGTCACGGCGGCCACCGGCAACCGCTTGCTGGGCGGCGGCATGGACCTTTTCGCCGGACTGGCACTCACCACGTCGTTTCTGGGAATCGGCCTTTCGCTGACCGACAGCCTGCGCGACAGCTTTCCGGGTATCGCCCGCCGGGGGGACCGGCGCGGCTGGCCCATCATGCTGCTGACGCTGGTGCCGCCGGTCCTGGTCACGCTGCTGGTACCGGGCGCCTTTGTGGTGCTGCTGTCCTACAGCGGGTTGATGGCGGTCATTTACAGCATTCTGCTGCCGTTCGTCCTGGTCCGGCACGCCCGGAGGCAGGGGCAGGACATCCAGCTCCCGGGCGGACCGGCCCTGCTTTGGCTGGTCCCCCTGGTAGGCATCCTGCTGCTGCTGGTCCCGCTGCTGATGGGGCTGGACCTGCTGCCGAAAGTCAGCGGCTGA
- a CDS encoding ABC transporter ATP-binding protein yields the protein MTRPKPVLFPGSTQDGAELSLQEVAYRYRTGQATASSGAGPLNFRVVPGEFLSVVGPSGSGKSTLLGLLAGFLSPQQGEIRLDGTLLRGPHPRLTLVQQEAALFPWLTVGGNVRFGLRGLPRAEQDRRVQDSLALVGLPDLGGRRIHELSGGQRQRVSLARALATRPGVLLLDEPFSALDVATRERLSAELLDIWRQRGVTVVFVTHHLEEALALGERVMALRGGETVLDAPTAGLSLPELEAALR from the coding sequence ATGACCCGCCCCAAACCTGTGCTGTTCCCCGGCTCTACGCAGGACGGCGCTGAGCTGAGCTTGCAGGAGGTCGCTTACCGTTACCGCACTGGTCAGGCAACGGCCAGCAGCGGCGCCGGACCGCTGAACTTCCGGGTGGTGCCGGGCGAGTTCCTGAGTGTGGTGGGGCCTTCGGGCAGCGGCAAAAGCACCCTGCTGGGGCTGCTGGCCGGGTTCCTGTCGCCTCAGCAGGGCGAGATTCGGCTGGACGGCACGCTGCTGCGCGGACCCCACCCCCGGCTGACGCTGGTGCAGCAGGAAGCGGCGCTGTTTCCCTGGCTGACAGTGGGCGGCAACGTGCGGTTCGGGCTGCGCGGACTGCCACGCGCCGAGCAGGACCGCCGGGTGCAGGACAGCCTGGCGCTGGTGGGACTGCCGGACCTGGGCGGGCGCCGTATCCACGAACTGAGCGGCGGCCAGCGCCAGCGGGTCAGCTTGGCCCGTGCCCTGGCGACCCGTCCCGGCGTCCTGCTGCTTGACGAGCCTTTCAGCGCGCTGGACGTGGCGACCCGCGAGCGCCTGAGTGCCGAACTGCTGGACATCTGGCGGCAGCGGGGCGTCACGGTGGTGTTCGTGACCCACCACCTCGAAGAAGCACTGGCCCTGGGCGAGCGGGTCATGGCCCTGCGCGGGGGGGAAACCGTGCTGGACGCCCCCACTGCCGGCCTGAGCCTACCGGAACTGGAGGCGGCGCTGCGTTAG
- a CDS encoding ABC transporter permease: protein MTEPISPADSSRPGAAHPAGRRAVLSRTLAWQLGGLLLLLGTWWLVTDGLRLYPPYVFPSPSAVWAEISYGLWGTGPQDGKLMISVLGSLRRVLTGYALALLVGGGLGVLMGIWAPLRATLGAYLTGIQSVPSIAFVPFAILFFGLNERAVLAVVILEALIPVALAVSGALLNVPPALRVAGRTLGASGPALTLRVLLPAALPSVLGGLRTAWSFAWRALIGGELLIAGAGSLGEQLEVGRNTANVALVLATILIIGLIGGLFDALLRRTEARVRRDYGLEVNA, encoded by the coding sequence ATGACTGAACCCATATCTCCTGCTGACTCCTCCCGTCCCGGCGCTGCTCACCCGGCCGGCCGCCGGGCCGTCCTGAGCCGTACTCTCGCCTGGCAGCTGGGCGGACTGCTGCTGCTGCTGGGCACGTGGTGGTTGGTGACCGATGGGCTGCGGCTGTACCCGCCTTACGTGTTTCCCAGCCCCAGTGCCGTGTGGGCCGAAATCAGCTATGGGCTGTGGGGCACCGGCCCGCAGGACGGCAAGCTAATGATTTCGGTGCTGGGCAGCCTGCGGCGGGTGCTGACCGGCTACGCGCTGGCCCTGCTGGTGGGCGGCGGCCTGGGCGTGCTGATGGGCATCTGGGCGCCGCTGCGGGCCACGCTGGGTGCGTATCTGACCGGTATTCAGAGCGTGCCCAGCATCGCCTTCGTGCCGTTTGCCATCCTGTTTTTCGGGCTGAACGAGCGGGCGGTACTGGCGGTGGTGATTCTGGAAGCCCTGATTCCGGTGGCGCTGGCTGTGTCGGGCGCCCTGCTGAATGTGCCTCCGGCGCTGCGGGTGGCGGGACGGACTCTGGGCGCCAGCGGACCGGCGCTGACCCTGCGGGTGTTGCTGCCGGCAGCGTTGCCCAGTGTCCTCGGCGGTCTGCGTACCGCCTGGAGTTTCGCCTGGCGTGCCCTGATTGGCGGTGAGCTGCTGATTGCCGGGGCCGGCAGCCTGGGCGAACAGCTGGAAGTGGGCCGCAACACCGCCAACGTGGCGCTGGTGCTGGCCACCATCCTGATTATCGGCCTGATTGGGGGGCTGTTCGATGCCCTGCTGCGCCGGACAGAGGCCCGCGTGCGGCGCGATTATGGCCTGGAGGTGAACGCATGA
- a CDS encoding ABC transporter substrate-binding protein: MTDAPFRFRAPLSPPRLALGLLLTALLAACSPQGGNSAASGTGTSGTGTASTSGTSSMAQTGQTGQAGAEATAPELRLGLFPNVTHAAGLVGVDQGLFTKSLGNTALKVSHFANGSQINEAFAAGTLDAAYVGPGPAMNAFMQGVPLKIYAGAANAGAVLVVQPDSGAQSVADLAGKKVAVPTRGSTQDISLRHLLHENGLKTADEGGDVTVVPINPADMPAAFASGQVEAALVQEPWGAVLENQGARLLVDEKGIWAGGDYTTTVLVVNREYAEQYPGTLRALLGAHRQAVAFVQDQPDEARAAVTRQLEEMTGKRPSDAELQKALSRTQVTWDINADTLAEYAALNQEAGFSRQAPDLGELLDLSVVRSLNE; this comes from the coding sequence ATGACCGATGCCCCATTCCGCTTCCGCGCCCCACTGAGTCCCCCACGCCTCGCACTGGGCCTCCTCCTGACGGCTCTGCTGGCCGCCTGCTCACCGCAGGGCGGGAACAGCGCCGCCTCCGGCACTGGCACTTCCGGCACTGGGACTGCCAGCACTTCTGGCACCTCCAGCATGGCCCAGACCGGGCAAACGGGCCAGGCGGGAGCGGAAGCCACCGCCCCCGAGCTGCGCCTGGGGCTGTTTCCCAACGTGACCCACGCCGCCGGCCTGGTGGGCGTGGACCAGGGCCTCTTTACCAAGAGCCTGGGCAACACGGCCCTGAAGGTGAGCCACTTCGCCAACGGGTCGCAAATCAACGAGGCGTTCGCCGCCGGCACGCTGGACGCGGCCTACGTGGGGCCGGGCCCGGCCATGAACGCCTTTATGCAGGGAGTGCCGCTCAAGATTTACGCCGGCGCAGCCAACGCAGGCGCCGTGCTGGTGGTTCAGCCGGACAGCGGAGCGCAGTCGGTGGCCGACCTGGCGGGCAAAAAGGTCGCCGTGCCTACCCGTGGCTCCACCCAGGACATCAGCCTGCGGCACCTGCTGCACGAGAACGGCCTGAAGACGGCCGACGAGGGCGGCGACGTGACGGTGGTGCCCATCAACCCTGCCGACATGCCTGCCGCGTTTGCAAGCGGGCAGGTTGAAGCGGCGCTGGTGCAGGAGCCCTGGGGCGCCGTGCTGGAAAATCAGGGGGCCCGGCTGCTGGTGGACGAGAAAGGCATCTGGGCGGGCGGCGACTACACCACCACCGTACTGGTCGTCAACCGTGAGTACGCCGAGCAGTACCCCGGCACCCTGCGGGCCCTGCTGGGGGCCCACCGGCAGGCGGTCGCGTTCGTGCAGGACCAGCCGGACGAAGCCCGCGCCGCCGTGACCCGGCAGCTGGAGGAAATGACCGGCAAGCGCCCCAGCGACGCGGAACTGCAAAAGGCCCTCAGCCGCACGCAGGTGACCTGGGACATCAACGCAGACACCCTGGCCGAGTACGCCGCGCTGAATCAGGAAGCCGGCTTCTCACGGCAGGCGCCGGACCTGGGTGAGCTGCTGGACCTGAGTGTGGTCCGCAGCCTGAACGAGTAA